One Halobaculum sp. CBA1158 DNA segment encodes these proteins:
- a CDS encoding nuclear transport factor 2 family protein, with product MTPEATARAYYEAIDAGEYDALAGLLAPDFVHDRPDRTLSGRERFVRFMRDERPRADTDHRVDAVHADAGGEVLVRGRLVGGDGAELFGFVDVFRIVDAGEGSGDEGSAVEGSDAAARTEADGRDLVIADLRTYTN from the coding sequence GTGACGCCCGAGGCGACCGCGCGTGCCTACTACGAGGCCATCGACGCCGGCGAGTACGACGCGCTCGCGGGCCTGCTCGCTCCCGACTTCGTCCACGACCGCCCGGATCGAACGCTGTCGGGCCGCGAGCGGTTCGTCCGGTTCATGCGCGACGAGCGCCCCCGAGCCGACACCGACCACCGGGTCGACGCGGTGCACGCCGACGCCGGCGGCGAGGTCCTCGTCCGCGGCCGACTCGTCGGCGGCGACGGCGCGGAGCTGTTCGGCTTCGTCGACGTGTTCCGGATCGTCGACGCCGGTGAGGGATCCGGGGACGAGGGGTCCGCAGTCGAGGGGTCCGACGCCGCGGCGCGAACGGAGGCCGACGGACGCGACCTCGTGATCGCCGACCTCCGAACCTACACGAACTGA
- a CDS encoding GNAT family protein yields the protein MPGPVFLADERVALRTVESEDEPFLHEHRNRASLRDPLGEFEPLTAEDVAEYREEVVRGDDGLTLAICVDGDPVGLCFLFDEDARRGVAEVGYWLAPDAKGNGYATAAAGLLCDHAFDERGHHRLTARVYEGNDASTAVLERLGFAEEGRLRENAVRDGERRDTLRYGLLAREWDRES from the coding sequence ATGCCCGGTCCCGTCTTCCTCGCCGACGAGCGCGTCGCCCTCCGAACCGTCGAGAGCGAGGACGAGCCGTTCCTCCACGAGCACCGCAACCGCGCGTCCCTGCGCGACCCGCTCGGGGAGTTCGAGCCGTTGACCGCCGAGGACGTGGCGGAGTACCGCGAGGAGGTCGTCCGCGGCGACGACGGACTCACGCTGGCGATCTGCGTCGACGGCGACCCGGTCGGCCTGTGTTTCCTGTTCGACGAGGACGCCCGCCGCGGCGTCGCGGAGGTGGGCTACTGGCTCGCCCCCGACGCCAAGGGCAACGGCTACGCGACGGCGGCGGCGGGCCTGCTGTGCGATCACGCGTTCGACGAGCGCGGCCATCACCGCCTCACCGCCCGGGTGTACGAGGGCAACGACGCGTCGACGGCCGTGCTCGAGCGCCTCGGCTTCGCCGAGGAGGGCCGGCTCCGCGAGAACGCGGTCCGCGACGGGGAGCGACGCGACACGCTCCGCTACGGGCTGCTCGCGCGCGAGTGGGACCGAGAGTCGTGA
- a CDS encoding VTT domain-containing protein produces MPPWLESLLASEYAFLVLFGVFVLEGAMLMYFMPSELIVPGSLILFGHSPDTVVAVIGVAVLGATVGQTALFVVAQRGGREWLLRKRWFRVSEDTLDRFDGWFDRWGPVVVPVSNALLFTRGMLTVPAGLAEMEPRRFLVLSAVGTLIFESWLAALYVFGVDLLW; encoded by the coding sequence ATGCCCCCGTGGCTGGAGTCGCTGTTGGCCTCGGAGTACGCCTTCCTCGTGCTGTTCGGCGTGTTCGTGCTGGAGGGAGCGATGCTGATGTACTTCATGCCGAGCGAACTCATCGTCCCCGGGTCGCTCATTCTCTTCGGTCACTCCCCCGACACCGTCGTCGCCGTGATCGGCGTCGCGGTGCTCGGGGCGACCGTCGGCCAGACCGCGCTGTTCGTCGTCGCCCAGCGCGGCGGCCGGGAGTGGCTCCTCCGGAAGCGCTGGTTCCGCGTGAGCGAGGACACCCTCGACCGCTTCGACGGCTGGTTCGACCGCTGGGGCCCCGTCGTGGTGCCCGTCTCGAACGCCCTGCTGTTCACCCGGGGGATGCTCACCGTTCCCGCGGGGCTGGCCGAGATGGAGCCGCGTCGGTTCCTCGTGCTGTCGGCGGTCGGGACCCTGATCTTCGAGTCGTGGCTGGCGGCGCTGTACGTGTTCGGCGTCGACCTGCTGTGGTAA
- a CDS encoding PHP domain-containing protein gives MVVADLHAHTTVSDGTFTLESLVATARDAGLEAAAVTDHDRIHPELNAPVVDRDGLTVVRGIELRVELAGGDRVDLLGYGVGDDDALRAECERLQADRIDRGRRIIERVESRLGVDLGIEAREGLGRPHVARAIDASDADYDYEGAFAHLIGNDGPCYVPRDVTPIDRGVDLLRGACAVVGLAHPFRYHDPAAALDLCVEHDLDAVERFYPYAESVTDDPGRVESLAAEHDLLLTGGTDAHGEELGVAGLDAERWAAVVERLPEARS, from the coding sequence ATGGTAGTCGCGGACCTCCACGCGCACACGACGGTCTCCGACGGGACGTTCACCCTGGAGTCGCTGGTCGCCACCGCCCGCGACGCCGGCCTCGAGGCGGCCGCCGTCACCGACCACGACCGGATCCATCCCGAACTGAACGCGCCCGTCGTCGACCGCGACGGGCTGACGGTCGTCCGCGGCATCGAGCTTCGCGTCGAACTCGCCGGTGGCGACCGGGTCGACCTCCTCGGCTACGGCGTCGGCGACGACGACGCGCTCCGCGCCGAGTGCGAACGCCTGCAGGCGGACCGGATCGACCGCGGTCGGCGGATCATCGAGCGCGTCGAGTCCCGCCTCGGCGTCGACCTGGGTATCGAGGCGCGCGAGGGCCTGGGTCGCCCGCACGTCGCTCGCGCGATCGACGCCAGCGACGCCGACTACGACTACGAGGGCGCGTTCGCGCACCTCATCGGCAACGACGGTCCCTGCTACGTTCCGCGCGACGTGACCCCGATCGACCGCGGCGTCGACCTCCTCCGGGGTGCCTGTGCGGTCGTCGGCCTCGCGCACCCGTTCCGCTACCACGACCCCGCGGCGGCGCTCGATCTCTGCGTCGAACACGACCTCGATGCGGTCGAGCGCTTCTACCCGTACGCCGAGTCCGTCACCGACGACCCCGGCCGGGTCGAGTCGCTGGCGGCCGAGCACGACCTCCTCCTGACGGGCGGCACCGACGCACACGGCGAGGAGCTGGGGGTTGCGGGACTCGACGCCGAGCGCTGGGCGGCCGTCGTCGAGCGGTTGCCGGAGGCACGGAGTTAA
- a CDS encoding DUF367 family protein, whose amino-acid sequence MDLHVRYEGDDDPDKCTARKLARFDLAELHRSDSATPYGTVLNPHAERALSPADREAADGGTLVALDCSWESAGEAMFSLPGEHRALPYLVAANPVNFGRPMQLTTVEAFAAGLHILGEPDHAERVLSKFTWGETFLELNEEPLRRYAACDDSGEVVAIQQEYLDR is encoded by the coding sequence GTGGATCTGCACGTCCGGTACGAGGGCGACGACGACCCCGACAAGTGCACGGCCCGGAAGCTCGCGCGCTTCGACCTGGCTGAGCTCCACCGTTCGGACTCGGCGACGCCGTACGGAACCGTGCTCAACCCCCACGCCGAGCGGGCGCTCTCGCCCGCCGACCGCGAGGCGGCGGACGGCGGGACGCTCGTCGCGCTCGACTGCTCGTGGGAGTCGGCGGGCGAGGCGATGTTCTCGCTGCCGGGTGAACACCGCGCGCTCCCGTACCTCGTCGCCGCCAACCCGGTGAACTTCGGACGACCGATGCAGTTGACCACGGTGGAAGCGTTCGCCGCCGGGCTGCACATCCTCGGCGAGCCCGATCACGCCGAGCGGGTGCTCTCGAAGTTCACCTGGGGTGAGACGTTCCTCGAACTCAACGAGGAACCGCTCCGGCGGTACGCCGCGTGCGACGACTCCGGGGAGGTCGTCGCGATCCAGCAGGAGTACCTTGACCGCTGA
- a CDS encoding DUF2795 domain-containing protein: MRLNGTEDDISTHEYPATSGELIDAYGDTRIELQDGSETLGAVLGRLGSETFHSADDVWMTLRGGVGHEAVGRRFYSDRDAPAVGEDGPDPVSF; the protein is encoded by the coding sequence ATGCGCCTGAACGGCACGGAAGACGACATCTCGACCCACGAGTACCCCGCGACGAGCGGCGAACTCATCGACGCGTACGGCGACACCCGTATCGAACTACAGGACGGGAGCGAGACGCTCGGTGCGGTACTCGGTCGCCTGGGGTCGGAGACCTTCCACTCCGCCGACGACGTGTGGATGACCCTCCGCGGCGGCGTCGGCCACGAGGCCGTCGGGCGGCGCTTCTACAGCGACCGCGACGCCCCCGCAGTCGGGGAGGACGGACCGGACCCCGTCTCGTTCTGA
- a CDS encoding coenzyme F420-0:L-glutamate ligase: MELFAVPDLPEVREGDDLAELIRDRVDLRPDDVVCVASTVVSKAEGRAFDLDDFPAGPRAREVATRLSEVSGDEKDPRFAQAVLEESTEVIMDAPFLLTESRFGHVGVNAGIDRSNVPGSDLLLLPERPSASAERIRDGLPADRVLVTDTCGRPFRHGQRGVAIGWAGMSPARDWRGESDRDGRELGVTVENVADELAAAANLVAGEGDDGTPVVVVREFRWGDHAESDAHFRDVDGDLIRQAVRGWEFDG; encoded by the coding sequence ATGGAGCTATTCGCCGTCCCCGACCTCCCGGAGGTCCGGGAGGGGGACGACCTCGCCGAGTTGATCCGCGACCGGGTCGACCTCCGACCCGACGACGTGGTGTGCGTCGCGTCAACGGTCGTCTCGAAGGCCGAGGGACGCGCGTTCGACCTCGACGACTTCCCGGCCGGACCGCGGGCCCGGGAGGTCGCGACGCGTCTCTCTGAGGTCTCCGGCGACGAGAAGGACCCCCGGTTCGCGCAGGCCGTCCTGGAGGAGTCGACCGAGGTGATCATGGACGCGCCGTTCCTGCTCACCGAGTCGCGCTTCGGCCACGTCGGCGTCAACGCCGGCATCGACCGCTCGAACGTCCCCGGAAGCGACCTCCTCCTCCTGCCGGAGCGCCCCTCCGCCTCGGCCGAGCGGATCCGGGACGGTCTCCCGGCCGACCGCGTGCTCGTCACCGACACCTGCGGGCGGCCGTTCCGCCACGGACAGCGCGGCGTCGCGATCGGGTGGGCCGGCATGTCGCCGGCGCGTGACTGGCGCGGAGAGTCGGATCGGGACGGCCGAGAACTGGGCGTCACCGTGGAGAACGTCGCCGACGAACTCGCCGCCGCGGCGAACCTCGTCGCCGGCGAGGGCGACGACGGCACCCCGGTCGTCGTCGTCCGGGAGTTCAGGTGGGGCGACCACGCCGAGAGCGACGCGCACTTCCGGGACGTGGACGGCGACCTGATCCGCCAGGCGGTTCGGGGGTGGGAGTTCGATGGATAG
- a CDS encoding DUF5786 family protein, whose amino-acid sequence MGAYDEDEHERREEKARLDGDFGEERSEYRGRVTYESGDSTEALLDQFQTIKDD is encoded by the coding sequence ATGGGTGCCTATGACGAGGACGAGCACGAGCGTCGCGAGGAGAAGGCCCGTCTCGACGGCGACTTCGGTGAGGAACGCAGCGAGTACCGCGGGAGGGTCACTTACGAGTCGGGCGACTCCACGGAGGCACTCCTCGACCAGTTCCAGACGATCAAAGACGACTGA
- a CDS encoding DUF6757 family protein, which translates to MQCHYCEREAAYAAERGGVRVGLCESHFRDRVEELAESEGLEAIREQVDVTQTDRES; encoded by the coding sequence ATGCAGTGCCACTACTGTGAGCGCGAGGCGGCGTACGCCGCCGAACGGGGGGGCGTCAGGGTCGGCCTGTGCGAGTCGCACTTCCGCGACCGCGTCGAGGAGCTCGCCGAGAGCGAGGGACTCGAGGCCATCCGCGAGCAGGTCGACGTGACGCAGACCGATCGCGAGTCCTGA
- a CDS encoding DUF5784 family protein, which produces MARPLRFRYAPGSWSTGRVRSDLLGPLDSNIGATAGDPWYAPPSGYEARRFDMDDGSLALFCWTDDGEGPDGVGGGPGGYWLGNTETPSTLWRTEKYALADVPFGVTRWAEKELLAVLYEDDPWLEDFPHLSWYFLPVLCSKDGAGTTREFFREHAAGFPDADRFEALGFYEQFLATGVMDDEREEMASKLGTSEYMDLTRMTATMGEFDAARLLVNAGYDIEPEIEVTTDHVIDFRATRDDGTSTLVEVTRPVAPNRRSAGTPSAAVRDTVETKTSGQLEAHGGGITLFVDCSSFPDDDWFAVRGERPEVGHRPAVVFRSRPDGRTEAYRKGSVPLELDAALEWV; this is translated from the coding sequence GTGGCACGCCCGCTCCGTTTCAGATACGCCCCCGGCTCGTGGTCGACGGGTCGCGTCCGAAGCGACCTCCTCGGTCCGCTGGACTCGAACATCGGGGCGACCGCCGGCGACCCGTGGTACGCCCCGCCGTCCGGCTACGAGGCGCGACGATTCGACATGGACGACGGCAGCCTCGCGCTGTTCTGTTGGACCGACGACGGGGAGGGCCCCGACGGCGTCGGCGGCGGTCCCGGCGGCTACTGGCTCGGCAACACCGAGACGCCCTCGACGCTGTGGCGCACCGAGAAGTACGCGCTCGCTGACGTGCCGTTCGGCGTCACGCGATGGGCCGAAAAGGAATTGCTGGCGGTGCTGTACGAGGACGACCCGTGGCTGGAGGACTTCCCGCACCTCTCGTGGTACTTCCTGCCGGTCTTATGCTCGAAGGACGGCGCGGGGACGACCCGGGAGTTCTTCCGCGAGCACGCCGCGGGGTTCCCCGACGCCGACCGCTTCGAGGCGCTGGGCTTCTACGAGCAGTTCCTCGCGACGGGCGTCATGGACGACGAGCGCGAGGAGATGGCGAGCAAGCTCGGCACCAGCGAGTACATGGACCTCACCCGAATGACGGCGACGATGGGCGAGTTCGACGCCGCGCGCCTGCTCGTGAACGCGGGCTACGACATCGAACCGGAGATCGAGGTGACGACCGACCACGTGATCGACTTCCGCGCGACCCGCGACGACGGGACCTCGACGCTCGTGGAGGTGACCCGGCCGGTCGCGCCCAACAGGCGCTCGGCGGGGACGCCGTCTGCGGCCGTGCGCGACACCGTCGAGACGAAGACCAGCGGGCAGTTGGAGGCCCACGGCGGCGGGATCACGCTGTTCGTCGACTGCTCGTCGTTCCCCGACGACGACTGGTTCGCCGTCCGCGGCGAGCGCCCCGAGGTGGGCCACCGTCCGGCGGTCGTGTTCCGGTCGCGCCCCGACGGCCGCACGGAGGCGTACCGGAAGGGAAGCGTGCCCCTGGAGTTGGACGCGGCGCTGGAGTGGGTGTAA
- a CDS encoding ATP-dependent DNA helicase: MDPSRIPSAFPAPSFRGTQESALSAIADAFADGNRVVLVRAPTGSGKSLLARAIAGAARTVEEASPSQATGAYYTTPQVSQLDDVAADDLLEDLNVIRGKSNYTCILPGEEDTPVNRAPCARQRGYDCSVKHRCPYYSDRAIASNRPIAAMTLAYFMQTAGSDVFRKRDVVVVDEAHGLAEWAEMYATIELSPETVPVWDEVGVPDVHDHEVGPVERTARFGDALVGVCERAKDDLLAKGDLTPEEAARRDRLQELISEVKWFLEDYRDAESATTWVVDQPDGEGGALTIKPLDPERYLKHTVWDRGNRFALLSATILSKESFCRGVGLDPSEVALVDVEHTFPVENRPLYDVTQGKMTYEHRDETLPKVARLCLRLLARHPDEKGLIHAHSYAIARQLTERLGQFGVGARVRSHDSDDRDAQLEAWKASDDPEVFVSVKMEEALDLNGDLCRWQVLCKAPYLNTSDSRVAARLEDGQWAWYHRAALRTVIQACGRVVRAPDDHGATYLADSSLLDLFERARADTPSWFRDQIDRMSEPDLPEFDPEAAMAGMDADPGPSSGAGHGVGGGRSSGGGGSGGGESDGGGSGGGRGFSGGTGRPSSGSASSSSGSSRGSSSGDDGDDEDGDDPMADHPLSDVWGE; the protein is encoded by the coding sequence GTGGACCCCTCCCGGATCCCCTCGGCGTTCCCCGCGCCCTCCTTTCGCGGGACCCAGGAGTCGGCGCTGTCGGCCATCGCCGACGCGTTCGCCGACGGCAACCGTGTCGTGCTCGTTCGCGCACCCACGGGGAGCGGGAAGTCGCTGTTGGCGCGGGCGATCGCCGGGGCGGCCCGCACCGTCGAGGAGGCCAGTCCGTCGCAGGCGACGGGGGCGTACTACACCACCCCGCAGGTGTCGCAACTCGACGACGTTGCCGCGGACGACCTCCTCGAGGACCTGAACGTGATCCGCGGGAAGTCCAACTACACCTGTATCCTCCCAGGCGAGGAGGACACCCCGGTGAACCGCGCGCCCTGCGCCCGCCAGCGGGGGTACGACTGCTCGGTCAAGCACCGCTGTCCGTACTACTCCGACCGCGCGATCGCCTCCAATCGCCCCATCGCGGCGATGACGCTGGCGTACTTCATGCAGACGGCCGGCTCGGACGTGTTCCGGAAACGGGACGTGGTCGTCGTCGACGAGGCGCATGGCCTCGCGGAGTGGGCCGAGATGTACGCGACGATCGAACTGTCGCCCGAGACCGTGCCCGTCTGGGACGAAGTCGGGGTGCCGGACGTGCACGATCACGAGGTCGGTCCCGTCGAGCGCACCGCCCGGTTCGGCGACGCCCTCGTCGGCGTCTGCGAGCGCGCCAAGGACGACCTCCTCGCGAAGGGCGACCTCACGCCGGAGGAGGCGGCCAGACGCGACCGCCTGCAGGAACTGATCTCGGAGGTGAAGTGGTTCCTGGAAGACTACCGCGACGCGGAGTCGGCGACGACGTGGGTCGTCGACCAGCCCGACGGCGAGGGCGGCGCGCTGACGATCAAGCCGCTCGACCCCGAGCGCTACCTGAAGCACACGGTGTGGGACCGCGGAAACCGCTTCGCGCTGCTGTCGGCCACGATCCTCAGCAAGGAGTCGTTCTGCCGCGGCGTCGGCCTCGACCCCTCGGAGGTCGCGCTCGTCGACGTGGAACACACGTTCCCCGTCGAGAACCGGCCGCTGTACGACGTGACGCAGGGGAAAATGACGTACGAGCACCGCGATGAGACGCTCCCGAAGGTCGCGCGGCTGTGCCTGCGGCTGCTGGCGCGCCACCCCGACGAGAAGGGACTGATCCACGCCCACAGCTACGCCATCGCCCGACAACTGACCGAGCGCCTCGGCCAGTTCGGCGTCGGCGCGCGCGTCCGAAGCCACGACAGCGACGACCGCGACGCCCAGTTGGAGGCGTGGAAGGCCAGCGACGACCCCGAGGTGTTCGTCTCTGTGAAGATGGAGGAGGCGCTGGACCTGAACGGCGACCTCTGTCGCTGGCAGGTGCTGTGTAAGGCCCCGTATCTCAACACGAGCGACTCCCGCGTCGCCGCCCGCCTGGAGGACGGTCAGTGGGCGTGGTACCACCGCGCCGCCCTCAGGACTGTGATCCAGGCGTGCGGCCGGGTCGTCCGCGCGCCCGATGACCACGGCGCGACCTACCTCGCGGACTCGAGCCTGCTGGACCTGTTCGAGCGCGCCCGGGCCGACACGCCGTCGTGGTTCCGCGACCAGATCGACCGCATGAGCGAGCCGGACCTCCCGGAGTTCGACCCCGAGGCGGCGATGGCGGGGATGGACGCCGATCCCGGCCCGAGTTCCGGGGCGGGACACGGCGTCGGCGGCGGACGGTCGAGCGGTGGTGGCGGGAGCGGCGGTGGCGAGAGCGACGGGGGCGGGAGCGGCGGTGGCCGTGGCTTCTCGGGCGGTACCGGACGCCCCTCCTCGGGATCCGCGTCGTCCTCGTCGGGGTCGTCGCGGGGATCCTCCTCCGGCGACGACGGCGACGACGAGGACGGGGACGACCCGATGGCGGACCACCCGCTCTCGGACGTGTGGGGAGAGTAG
- the hemB gene encoding porphobilinogen synthase, translating into MTPTDRPRDSPRTRRPRRLRSDGVRPLVSETDLSASDLIAPVFVDATTDERVAIESMPGHERVPVADAVDRVEEVLATGVEAVMVFGIPESKDAVGSRAYAAEGVVQRAVRDVASETEAYVVTDVCLCEYTDHGHCGVLEEHAAEDPDLTVKNDETLDLLRKTAVSHAEAGADMVAPSSMTDGMVGAIRAGLDDAGFESVPIMSYAVKYESAFYGPFRDAADGAPAFGDRRHYQMDPANRREALREARLDAEEGADVLMVKPGLPYLDIVRDVRGEFDLPVAAYNVSGEYAMLHAAADRGWLDLEETARESLLSMKRAGADLILTYFAEDIADRL; encoded by the coding sequence ATGACCCCCACCGATCGCCCGCGCGACTCGCCGCGCACGCGCCGGCCCCGTCGCCTCCGGAGCGACGGCGTCCGGCCGCTCGTCTCCGAAACCGACCTCTCGGCGTCGGACCTCATCGCGCCGGTGTTCGTCGACGCGACGACCGACGAGCGGGTCGCCATCGAGTCGATGCCCGGCCACGAGCGCGTCCCCGTCGCGGACGCGGTCGACCGCGTCGAAGAGGTGCTCGCGACGGGCGTCGAGGCGGTGATGGTGTTCGGCATCCCCGAGTCGAAGGACGCGGTCGGCTCGCGGGCCTACGCCGCCGAGGGCGTCGTCCAGCGCGCCGTCCGCGACGTCGCGAGCGAGACGGAGGCCTACGTCGTCACCGACGTGTGTCTCTGCGAGTACACCGACCACGGCCACTGCGGCGTCCTCGAGGAGCACGCCGCCGAGGACCCCGACCTCACGGTGAAGAACGACGAGACGCTGGACCTGCTCCGGAAGACGGCCGTCTCCCACGCCGAGGCGGGCGCGGACATGGTCGCGCCCTCCTCGATGACCGACGGGATGGTCGGAGCCATCCGCGCGGGCCTCGACGACGCCGGCTTCGAGTCGGTGCCGATCATGAGCTACGCGGTGAAGTACGAGTCCGCCTTCTACGGCCCGTTCCGGGACGCGGCCGACGGCGCGCCCGCCTTCGGCGACCGCCGGCACTACCAGATGGACCCCGCGAACCGCCGCGAGGCGCTCCGGGAGGCCCGCCTCGACGCCGAGGAGGGCGCGGACGTGCTGATGGTGAAGCCCGGGCTGCCGTACCTCGATATCGTCCGCGACGTGCGCGGGGAGTTCGACCTCCCCGTCGCCGCCTACAACGTCTCCGGCGAGTACGCGATGCTCCACGCCGCCGCCGACCGCGGGTGGCTCGACTTGGAGGAGACGGCCCGCGAGTCGCTCCTCTCGATGAAGCGCGCCGGCGCGGACCTGATCCTCACGTACTTCGCCGAGGACATCGCTGACCGCCTCTAA
- a CDS encoding YkgJ family cysteine cluster protein codes for MEVNCEGCAGCCIDWRPLGAPDDREREGRYRALDDAYNLVALSRDEIREFVADGLGDALVPRLFAAEGDHTVTVDGHEVAAVGGRPAFLVGLRKTPKPVAPFDGERVWLDACAFLDPTTLKCRIHETDRYPRRCHTYPGHNLELDAETECERVERVHGEAGDHLVDDAVPADLPPPPLDRGAIGSTVFLYPDPDAVEGAVARLVAGEATVEDRAAFVACAAASAPGTGTVDDDRMARERERTLAADSWVAAADREWRDAAADRGSPVADAPDPDAVETDRGAPPTDDWE; via the coding sequence ATGGAGGTGAACTGCGAGGGCTGCGCCGGCTGCTGCATCGACTGGCGGCCGCTGGGTGCGCCCGACGACCGCGAGCGCGAGGGACGCTACCGCGCGCTCGACGACGCGTACAACCTCGTCGCGCTCTCTCGCGACGAGATCCGCGAGTTCGTCGCCGACGGTCTCGGCGACGCGCTCGTTCCCCGACTGTTCGCCGCCGAGGGAGACCACACGGTGACGGTCGACGGCCACGAGGTCGCCGCCGTCGGCGGTCGACCGGCGTTCCTCGTCGGCCTCCGCAAGACGCCGAAGCCGGTCGCGCCCTTCGACGGAGAACGCGTCTGGCTGGACGCCTGCGCCTTCCTCGATCCGACCACGCTGAAGTGCCGGATCCACGAGACCGACCGCTACCCGCGCCGGTGTCACACCTACCCCGGCCACAACCTCGAACTCGACGCCGAGACGGAGTGCGAACGGGTCGAGCGCGTCCACGGCGAGGCCGGGGATCACCTCGTCGACGACGCCGTACCCGCCGACCTTCCGCCGCCCCCGCTGGACCGGGGCGCGATCGGCTCGACGGTGTTCCTGTACCCCGATCCCGACGCCGTGGAGGGAGCCGTCGCTCGGCTCGTCGCCGGCGAGGCGACCGTCGAGGACCGCGCCGCGTTCGTCGCCTGCGCGGCCGCGTCCGCGCCGGGGACCGGCACGGTCGACGACGACCGGATGGCTCGCGAGCGCGAGCGGACGCTCGCGGCCGACTCCTGGGTCGCCGCCGCCGACCGGGAGTGGCGGGACGCGGCGGCCGACCGCGGCAGTCCCGTCGCGGACGCCCCCGACCCGGACGCCGTCGAGACGGATCGCGGCGCGCCCCCCACCGACGACTGGGAGTGA
- a CDS encoding 5,10-methylenetetrahydromethanopterin reductase: MDSPTLGIELAPEHPVDRMVDLGVRAEDAGFDALFVSHHYNNRDAFSVLSRLAAATDDARLGPGVVNPLEFHPATLASKVATLDEASGGRAVFGIGPGDPSTLRNLGLGDDRGLRPVLEAFKTAQKLWAGERVDGGSTFEADDAGLNYEPPQGADIPVYVGGEGPHMCRMAGKHADGLLFNGSHPDDLAWAREQVERGKSDRPDSRGDFDLAAYAAVSVAEDDEAAREAARPPVAFIAAGAAPPVVKRHGIDPETAEAIGEHISAGEFSEAFDAVTPAMIDAFCVAGDAGAVADRMAAVLEHADSLVVGSPLGPDLETAIDLAAEAAADAGLVAGDRASDDAP; the protein is encoded by the coding sequence ATGGATAGTCCGACGCTCGGGATCGAACTCGCGCCCGAGCACCCCGTCGACCGCATGGTCGACCTCGGCGTGCGGGCCGAGGACGCCGGCTTCGACGCGCTGTTCGTCTCGCACCACTACAACAACCGCGACGCCTTCTCCGTGCTCTCGCGGCTGGCGGCCGCGACCGACGACGCCCGCCTCGGCCCGGGCGTCGTCAATCCGCTGGAGTTCCACCCCGCCACGCTCGCCTCGAAGGTGGCGACGCTCGACGAGGCCAGCGGCGGCCGGGCCGTCTTCGGGATCGGACCGGGCGACCCCTCGACGCTTCGGAACCTCGGTCTCGGGGACGACCGCGGTCTGCGGCCGGTGCTGGAGGCGTTCAAGACCGCGCAGAAGCTATGGGCGGGCGAGCGCGTCGACGGCGGGTCGACGTTCGAGGCCGACGACGCCGGCCTGAACTACGAGCCGCCGCAGGGAGCCGACATTCCCGTCTACGTCGGCGGCGAGGGCCCGCACATGTGCCGGATGGCCGGCAAACACGCCGACGGCCTGCTGTTCAACGGCTCGCACCCGGACGACCTGGCGTGGGCGCGCGAGCAGGTCGAGCGGGGGAAGTCCGACCGCCCCGACTCCCGCGGCGACTTCGATCTGGCGGCGTACGCCGCCGTCAGCGTCGCGGAGGACGACGAGGCGGCGCGGGAGGCCGCCCGACCGCCGGTGGCGTTCATCGCCGCCGGCGCGGCCCCGCCGGTGGTGAAGCGCCACGGGATCGACCCCGAGACGGCGGAGGCGATCGGCGAGCACATCTCCGCCGGGGAGTTCTCGGAGGCCTTCGACGCGGTGACGCCGGCGATGATCGACGCCTTCTGCGTGGCCGGCGACGCCGGCGCGGTCGCCGACCGGATGGCCGCGGTGCTGGAGCACGCGGACTCGCTGGTCGTCGGCTCCCCGCTGGGCCCCGATCTGGAGACGGCGATCGACCTGGCGGCCGAGGCGGCGGCCGACGCCGGTCTCGTCGCCGGCGACCGCGCGAGCGACGACGCGCCGTAA